Proteins encoded within one genomic window of Setaria italica strain Yugu1 chromosome IV, Setaria_italica_v2.0, whole genome shotgun sequence:
- the LOC101768678 gene encoding LOW QUALITY PROTEIN: polyadenylate-binding protein 5-like (The sequence of the model RefSeq protein was modified relative to this genomic sequence to represent the inferred CDS: deleted 2 bases in 2 codons; substituted 1 base at 1 genomic stop codon), giving the protein MATPPPATIAAEAVPAAEGAPAATPASIASLYVGDLADSVEEPVLIEVFSQDAPVATVRVCRDSVSGASLGYGYVNFHSRHDVVRALEALNFAPLNGKNIRLMFSNRDPSMRKSGRANVFVKNLEPSIDSKSLHDMFSSFGTILSCKVATDPSTGQSKGYGFVQYESEESTQDAINKLNGMLVDGRKIFVGLHMRRQNREVKFTNLYIKNLPAEFTDDDLRQEFAPVGEITSVVIMRHSDGASKCFGFVNFXKSEYVTEALQKLNDKSIDDKVLYVGRAQKKAERQAELRAKFQQERDSEVEKPQGTNLYLKNLDDSINDEKLKKLFEEFGEITSCKVMVDSRGRSKGSGFVSFTTAEAGHNAINGMNSKIVGKKPLYIGLHQPKDQRKAMLTAHFAQRSLAMAAVSYATLQPVYFGHPAPGQIPLQATVFGFPQHLVPRMGPITQVIMPQNTQSSMRHGQRMGARHGATSPHIG; this is encoded by the exons ATGGCGACGCCGCCTCCGGCTACGATCGCGGCAGAAGCGGTCCCCGCGGCCGAGGGGGCACCGGCGGCAACACCTGCATCAATCGCGTCTTTGTACGTCGGCGATCTAGCTGATAGTGTCGAGGAGCCGGTGCTCATCGAGGTCTTCAGCCAGGATGCGCCCGTGGCGACCGTGCGTGTCTGCCGGGACAGCGTTAGCGGCGCCTCGCTCGGCTACGGCTACGTCAATTTCCACTCGCGTCATGACG TTGTTCGTGCACTTGAAGCTTTGAATTTTGCTCCTTTGAATGGAAAAAACATTAGGCTTATGTTCTCCAATAGGGATCCAAGTATGCGGAAGAGTGGACGTGCTAATGTGTTTGTTAAGAATCTTGAACCTAGCATTGACAGCAAGAGTTTGCATGACATGTTTTCATCTTTTGGCACTATACTATCATGCAAAGTTGCCACTGATCCATCCACTGGCCAGTCGAAAGGATACGGTTTTGTGCAGTATGAGAGTGAGGAGTCCACTCAAGATGCAATTAATAAGCTTAATGGCATGCTAGTAGATGGGAGAAAAATCTTTGTGGGCCTACACATGCGCCGTCAGAACAGAGAAGTCAAGTTcacaaatctatatataaaGAACTTGCCTGCTGAATTCACCGATGATGATCTGCGG CAAGAGTTTGCACCAGTTGGTGAAATTACTAGTGTTGTGATCATGAGACATTCTGATGGTGCCTCCAAATGTTTTGGTTTTGTAAATTTTTAGAAATCAGAATATGTTACCGAAGCACTCCAAAAGTTGAATGACAAGTCTATAGATGATAAGGTCTTGTATGTTGGAAGGGCTCAGAAAAAAGCAGAAAGACAAGCTGAGTTGAGAGCAAAATTTCAGCAAGAAAGAGACAGTGAGGTTGAGAAACCTCAAGGGACTAATTTGTACTTGAAGAATCTTGATGATAGTATCAATGATGAGAAGCTCAAGAAGTTGTTCGAAGAATTTGGTGAGATAACATCATGCAAG GTTATGGTTGATTCTAGAGGAAGGAGCAAGGGTTCAGGTTTTGTGTCGTTTACCACTGCTGAAGCTGGCCATAATGC GATTAATGGAATGAACAGTAAGATAGTTGGAAAGAAACCACTCTATATTGGTTTACATCAACCTAAAGACCAAAGAAAAGCGATGCTAACT GCACATTTTGCTCAACGT AGCCTAGCAATGGCAGCTGTTTCGTACGCTACACTCCAGCCGGTTTATTTTGGCCACCCAGCTCCTGGTCAAATACCACTGCAAGCTACTGTCTTTGGATTTCCACAACACTTGGTCCCTAGAATGGGGCCTATCACTCAAGTCATAATGCCACAGAATACGCAGAGTTCAATGCGTCATGGCCAAAGGATGGGTGCTCGTCATGGAGCAACGTCACCACACAT AGGATGA
- the LOC101786848 gene encoding probable LRR receptor-like serine/threonine-protein kinase At1g14390: MAPSPSSPKPTVLLLLLLHLCASIATLASAQAQPLASSQAKALLRVRKLLGYPPALEPLRGAPDPCALPPTPSLAVACDGGQVTALSVRGDRDPDAAWRAALPASFSSEALFTTLARLPALARLSLVGLGAWGPLPGDKLRRLQALQQLNLSSNYFYGGVPGDLARLYSLQSLVLSRNWLNGSVPSLAGLQFLEELDVSHNRLGPAFPEVGKAVVRLVLAGNNFTGKIPAGVSALGQLQYLDVSGNRLQGWIPSSIFALPALRYINLSRNRFAGQLPATTACAEALAFVDVSANLLTGARPACMRGNSSARTVLVAGNCFADAKQQRASTYCSPGALAAVLPPPQGSGGGGQGRGKGGEIGMILAIAGAVVGGALLIALVMVVVLRRARTRHPEVSVLPKSPAAAPAKKADGWKAPAKATQKIITPADKRHASQAARVNTLEVPAYRVYTLEELQEATNNFSSSNMIKTSPLAQHYNGQLQDGSRVLVRCLRLKPKYSPQSLAPYMEIISKLRHRHLVSIIGHCIVGDQENPNIASSVYLISECVTNGSLRSHLTEWRRREMLKWPQRVSAVTGVARGIQFLHNMTAPGIVKNDLNIENILLDKTLTSKINDFNLPIISTSKNGKIFSEIPFAVHEDNDIGSAHNMEQGDKQDIYQFGLILLEVITGKPTDSQSELESLKAQLSEALTEDPDRLKDMADPAIQGTFAVDSLCTVAEIALNCTAGEPSDRPSIDDVIWNLQYSMQVQDGWASSESLGLSVKSQG, from the exons ATGGCGCCCTCCCCTTCCTCGCCGAAGCCCAccgtcctgctgctgctcctcctccacctctgcGCGAGCATTGCCACCCTCGCGTCCGCGCAGGCTCAGCCTCTGGCGTCGTCGCAGGCGAAGGCGCTCCTCCGCGTCCGCAAGCTGCTGGGGTACCCGCCGGCGCTCGAGCCGCTGCGGGGTGCGCCGGACCCCTGCGcgctgccgccgacgccgtcgctcGCCGTCGCCTGCGATGGCGGCCAGGTCACGGCGCTCTCGGTCCGGGGCGACCGGGACCCGGACGCAGCCTGGCGCGCCGCGCTcccggcctccttctcctccgAGGCGCTCTTCACCACGCTCGCCCGCCTCCCCGCGCTCGCGCGCCTCTCGCTCGTCGGGCTCGGCGCCTGGGGCCCGCTCCCCGGCGAcaagctccgccgcctccaggCGCTGCAGCAGCTCAACCTCAGCTCCAACTACTTCTACGGCGGCGTCCCCGGCGACCTCGCGCGGCTCTACTCGCTGCAGAGCCTCGTGCTGTCGCGGAACTGGCTCAACGGCTCCGTGCCGTCCCTCGCCGGCCTCCAGTTCCTCGAGGAGCTGGACGTGTCGCACAACCGGCTCGGCCCGGCGTTCCCGGAGGTGGGGAAGGCGGTGGTGCGGCTGGTCCTGGCCGGCAACAACTTCACTGGGAAGATTCCGGCGGGGGTGAGCGCGCTGGGCCAGCTCCAGTACCTCGACGTGTCCGGGAACCGACTGCAGGGGTGGATCCCCTCCTCCATCTTCGCGCTCCCGGCGCTGCGCTACATCAACCTCTCCCGAAACCGGTTCGCCGGCCAGCTCCCGGCAACAACGGCGTGCGCGGAGGCGCTGGCGTTCGTGGACGTCTCGGCGAACCTGCTCACCGGGGCGCGCCCGGCGTGCATGCGGGGCAACTCCTCGGCGCGCAcggtgctcgtcgccggcaaCTGCTTCGCCGACGCTAAGCAGCAGCGGGCCAGCACGTACTGCAGCCCCGGCGCGCTGGccgccgtgctgccgccgccgcaagggagcggaggcggagggcagGGGAGGGGGAAGGGCGGCGAGATCGGGATGATCCTCGCGAttgccggcgccgtcgtcggtgGCGCATTACTGATTGCGCTGGTCATGGTCGTGGTGCTGAGGAGGGCGAGGACGCGGCACCCGGAGGTGAGCGTACTGCCTaagtcgccggcggcggcaccggccaAGAAGGCGGATGGATGGAAGGCTCCGGCTAAGGCGACCCAGAAGATTATTACTCCTGCTGATAAGA GACATGCATCACAAGCTGCTAGGGTGAATACATTGGAAGTGCCAGCGTACCGTGTGTATACATTGGAGGAGCTCCAGGAAGCAACCAACAACTTCAGTTCCTCCAACATGATCAAGACTAGTCCTCTCGCACAG CATTATAATGGTCAGCTTCAAGATGGTTCAAGAGTCTTGGTTAGATGTCTGAGGCTGAAGCCAAAGTACTCTCCCCAGAGCCTTGCCCCGTACATGGAGATTATTTCTAAACTTCGGCACCGTCATTTGGTCAGCATCATTGGTCACTGCATTGTCGGTGATCAGGAAAATCCTAATATTGCTAGCTCAGTATACCTCATTTCTGAATGTGTGACGAATGGATCTCTAAGAAGTCATCTTACCG AGTGGAGAAGACGCGAAATGCTGAAATGGCCACAACGGGTTTCTGCTGTCACTGGTGTTGCGAGAGGGATCCAGTTTTTGCACAATATGACTGCTCCAGGCATCGTAAAGAATGATCTCAACATAGAAAATATTCTGCTGGACAAGACCCTCACATCGAAAATCAATGACTTCAACCTTCCAATTATATCAACTAGCAAGAATGGCAAG ATCTTCTCAGAGATCCCATTTGCTGTCCATGAAGATAATGATATTGGCAG TGCTCATAATATGGAACAAGGGGACAAGCAAGACATCTACCAGTTCGGCCTAATTCTCCTCGAAGTGATCACAGGCAAACCGACAGATTCTCAAAGCGAACTGGAGTCCCTGAAAGCTCAG CTAAGCGAGGCCCTGACTGAAGACCCAGATAGACTGAAAGACATGGCAGACCCGGCCATCCAAGGTACTTTCGCAGTGGACTCCCTGTGCACGGTCGCTGAGATAGCCCTCAACTGCACGGCCGGTGAACCGAGCGACCGGCCTTCCATCGATGACGTCATCTGGAATCTGCAGTACTCCATGCAAGTGCAGGATGGGTGGGCGAGCAGCGAGAGCTTAGGCTTGAGCGTCAAATCGCAGGGCTGA